In Candidatus Zymogenaceae bacterium, the DNA window CGATGCGCTACCCTTCTTTCAAGCCTTCAAAAAAAGAATAAAAAACCCCACACTGAACCAGTACAATACTATTATAATGTAAATTCTTTGTCAATAGAAAAGATGGAGTATGATTAAAAAAATTTAATATTATTACCGCATTACCGAGCACACAAACACACTCAACATGTTGTATTATCAGTATTCAGAGCCCAAGATATTGTACTCACAAAGAATCAATTTCCGGCACTATTCAGGAAAAACAACGAAAAACAACAGATATTAATAACGTTTTTCCCTTCACGACGGCGCTATCGGGTAAAAAGTCAGCTTTTCCTTTCCTTCAGAAAGTATGTTTTAATCGATCCCTTCCCCTTGATATCGATGTTTCCCCGCTCTTCAAGGACGAACGAATCTCTCAATCTCATGTACATGCGGTCGGACACCTGTATCTCACCACCGATCCCATGGGACTCCATGCGCGCCGCGGTATTTACCGAGTCTCCCCATAAATCGTAAATGAACTTCTTCTTCCCGATGACCCCGGCCACCACCGGCCCGCAGTGTATGCCGATGCGGAGTGTCAGGGGCTTTTCCAGATACCCGTTAAACTCTCCCATGATATCAATCATGTCCAGCGCCATGTGGGCGATCGCCTGGGCATGGTCATCCCGTGTCCTGGGGATGCCGGACACCACCATGTATGCATCACCGATGGTCTTGATCTTCTCCAGATCGTACCGATCCGCCAGATCGTCAAACCGAGAGAAGACATCATTCAATAGCTCTATGAGCCGACTGGGGTCAAGTTTCTCGGAAAGGGGGGTGAAATCCACTATATCGGCGAACAGTATAGAGGCTTCGAGAAATCCATCGGCGATAGTGCCGGGCGTTTCCTTGAGGCGCCTAGCTATCGGCTCCGGCAGGATGGAGTGGAGCAGGTCCTCGGAGCGCTGATACTCCCGACTCAACGACTCCTCTGCTCGGGCCGCGGCCACGTGATAATAATACGACACGAAACACACACCTGAGAATATCCCTATGATGTTCGCATAGGAAAACGCGGTGAGAACTCCCCGGGGCAGATCGGCCCCGAAAGGTGCATGAGAGGTCTTTAGATACAGCCAGCCGTACAGACAGAAGATCAGGGCGGTGGAAAGAATTTTCAGAAAATCATGCCAGGGGGTGAGAAACATGAACATGGCAAGCATGATGAGATAGTAATGAAAATTACTGTCCCAGCCCAGCGCCAGTGTCGCGAGAACGATGAAGACGGACGCCTCGATGAACAAGAGCAGCGTCGCCGCCTTGATGCGACCGTTCAGGTTGAGAAAAAGACACGCCCCGTAGAGCACGACGCTTACGACATTGTACAGGGACAGAAGCTCCATCCCAAGAAACCAGAACAGCGGAACAAACGCCAGGTGCACGAGGATGGCTGCGGGATAGAAATAATTGGTCAGCACATAGAATCGAATGTGGTCCGCCGGCACTCCGGCGGGGAGGGTTGTAAACGACGTGGGAACCGATTTGATGGAAATATCTTTAAACATCTGAGACCTCGTCGTACGGCACACGTGTGTCCGGGGTGCGAGCGCTTTTCACGAAATCGCCCCCCATATCCCCTATAGATTCGCTTCGGCAACACGAGACCTGTGTGGGAAAACGCGCCGATCGACCGACCGTCAAGAGGAGGTGTCGTGCCTTTGTCTCTCCATAGCGTTTTCCGTTCTGACGATCCGCCGATATCCAACGGGGCACGATATATCCCCGAAAGCCCTTTCCATGAGAGGGATGTGCATGTATCCCATCACTGGCCCGAACGGGTCGGCTCTGTCTCTCGCTCCCACTCCTTGACGAGGGCGTCGAGGGCAAGAACTTTTCTCAAGATCGATTCCAGGTCCGATTGGCGCCACTGGTTTGCGGCATCGCACAGGGCTTTGGGGGGATCGGGGTGAACCTCCATAAAGAGCCCGTCCGTACCGACGGAAACGGCCGCCCTGGTCAGGTACGGGATAAACTGGCGCTCACCGCCGGTTATGCCGCCGCCGGCGCCGGGAAGCTGTACGCTGTGGGTGGCGTCGAAGATCACCGCCGGGTGTTCGTGAGGAGGGAGGGGGGATTTGTTGTTATCGCCGGCAAGGTGCGAACGCATAATCGGAAACGCGCGAAAATCCACCACCAGATTCTGGTACCCAAAGGTCGTGCCCCGCTCGGTGATCATGACGTCTTTGTTGCCGGTGGTTTCCACTTTTTTGACGATGGCCGACACATCCCGCGGTGATAAAAACTGCCCCTTCTTGACATTGACCGGTTTCCCCGTTTCTCCACAGGCCACCAGGAGATCCGTCTGGCGGCACAAAAACGCCGGCACCTGAAGCACGTCCAGCACCTGGGCGGCGGCGCTCA includes these proteins:
- the kdsA gene encoding 3-deoxy-8-phosphooctulonate synthase, with product MTRTISIGDIVIGGGNPLVLIAGPCVIEGEQMAQQTAHDLKEITDRLGIPFIYKSSYDKANRTSIDSPRGPGLDEGLKILERVKLSIGVPVTSDVHTPQEVSAAAQVLDVLQVPAFLCRQTDLLVACGETGKPVNVKKGQFLSPRDVSAIVKKVETTGNKDVMITERGTTFGYQNLVVDFRAFPIMRSHLAGDNNKSPLPPHEHPAVIFDATHSVQLPGAGGGITGGERQFIPYLTRAAVSVGTDGLFMEVHPDPPKALCDAANQWRQSDLESILRKVLALDALVKEWERETEPTRSGQ
- a CDS encoding adenylate/guanylate cyclase domain-containing protein, which translates into the protein MFKDISIKSVPTSFTTLPAGVPADHIRFYVLTNYFYPAAILVHLAFVPLFWFLGMELLSLYNVVSVVLYGACLFLNLNGRIKAATLLLFIEASVFIVLATLALGWDSNFHYYLIMLAMFMFLTPWHDFLKILSTALIFCLYGWLYLKTSHAPFGADLPRGVLTAFSYANIIGIFSGVCFVSYYYHVAAARAEESLSREYQRSEDLLHSILPEPIARRLKETPGTIADGFLEASILFADIVDFTPLSEKLDPSRLIELLNDVFSRFDDLADRYDLEKIKTIGDAYMVVSGIPRTRDDHAQAIAHMALDMIDIMGEFNGYLEKPLTLRIGIHCGPVVAGVIGKKKFIYDLWGDSVNTAARMESHGIGGEIQVSDRMYMRLRDSFVLEERGNIDIKGKGSIKTYFLKERKS